One segment of Nostoc flagelliforme CCNUN1 DNA contains the following:
- a CDS encoding DUF4360 domain-containing protein, producing the protein MKILTGLISSLTLLSLNVVGLSQVQAQTPPVQSQTPQGFTFQKVPVTLFGNGCPAGTAEGILNGDTLSVTFSQFEAKALSPRVVSAACNLRIGLNIPSGLNVQPVNVQYIGFADVPRGGSANLNVRILFQGQIVPTINDPNRTFNPPFSDVWDKNVGIVLGTINACRNPVSSIFGINTNLTARATNIAQNQETQIRIDTIDTTIGPVLFKIRFAFNPC; encoded by the coding sequence ATGAAAATTTTAACTGGTCTGATTTCCAGCTTGACGTTATTGAGTTTAAATGTTGTTGGTTTATCTCAGGTACAGGCTCAAACACCACCGGTACAGTCTCAAACACCACAAGGATTTACTTTCCAAAAAGTTCCAGTAACTCTTTTCGGAAATGGTTGCCCAGCGGGAACAGCAGAGGGAATTTTGAATGGAGATACTCTTTCAGTAACATTTTCTCAGTTTGAAGCTAAAGCTTTATCTCCTAGGGTTGTATCCGCAGCCTGCAATCTGCGGATCGGTCTTAATATACCTTCTGGATTGAATGTTCAGCCGGTTAACGTCCAGTACATTGGCTTTGCAGATGTGCCTAGAGGAGGCAGTGCTAACCTGAACGTTAGAATACTATTTCAAGGTCAAATAGTACCAACTATCAATGATCCAAACCGAACGTTTAACCCTCCCTTCTCAGATGTTTGGGACAAAAATGTAGGTATTGTATTAGGCACAATAAATGCCTGTAGGAACCCAGTGAGTTCGATTTTTGGTATCAATACAAATCTGACGGCAAGAGCTACAAATATAGCTCAAAATCAAGAAACCCAAATCCGAATTGATACAATCGACACAACAATCGGCCCTGTATTGTTCAAAATCAGGTTTGCTTTTAATCCTTGTTAG